One Dysosmobacter welbionis DNA segment encodes these proteins:
- a CDS encoding synapsin-1 (Synapsin I) — protein MSQKKSPSPPTLPPDAQREILDRLSAETRINSQEIAAILKRHGVCGDMDALQDAYRKRLGQRLMSTIRDETGKREVLAASGGEYVIVDCCNDPQKLKAIRHRIQAQMNGLDVSAGKVRKRVRFLEHFASWVRKETSDGAA, from the coding sequence ATGAGCCAGAAGAAAAGTCCTTCGCCGCCCACCCTCCCTCCTGACGCCCAGCGGGAGATCCTGGACAGGCTGTCCGCGGAGACCCGGATCAATTCTCAGGAGATCGCCGCCATTTTGAAGCGGCACGGCGTCTGCGGCGATATGGACGCCTTGCAGGATGCCTATCGGAAACGGCTGGGCCAGCGCCTTATGTCCACCATTCGGGATGAGACCGGCAAGCGTGAGGTACTGGCCGCCAGTGGCGGTGAGTATGTCATCGTGGACTGCTGCAACGATCCGCAGAAGCTGAAAGCCATTCGGCACCGCATCCAGGCGCAGATGAACGGACTGGATGTGTCTGCCGGAAAGGTGCGCAAGCGTGTTCGTTTTCTGGAACACTTCGCTTCTTGGGTGAGAAAGGAGACCTCGGATGGGGCGGCGTGA
- a CDS encoding single-stranded DNA-binding protein, whose product MLKITAIGNLTNDVELKMNETTGKPYAILRIASDRRYKDKDGNKLTDFISIKVRGPLAERCAEFAWKGCKLAASGDFETITFEDEPERQPGFLIKASEVEFLSPRKVEETAQELEDEPVREVAA is encoded by the coding sequence ATGCTGAAGATCACTGCCATTGGTAACCTGACCAACGATGTGGAACTGAAAATGAACGAGACCACCGGCAAGCCCTACGCCATCCTGCGAATCGCCTCGGATCGCCGCTATAAGGATAAGGACGGCAACAAGCTCACCGACTTTATCTCCATTAAGGTGCGCGGCCCGCTGGCCGAGCGTTGCGCCGAATTCGCCTGGAAGGGCTGCAAGCTGGCGGCCTCCGGCGATTTTGAGACCATTACCTTTGAGGACGAGCCGGAGCGTCAGCCCGGTTTCCTCATCAAAGCCAGCGAGGTGGAGTTCCTCTCTCCCCGCAAGGTGGAGGAAACGGCGCAGGAATTGGAAGATGAGCCTGTCCGCGAGGTCGCTGCCTGA
- a CDS encoding S-layer homology domain-containing protein, with protein MNKKYFFSHRVTAMLLTLALCLGMIPTASAAQQNSYHDPVEHWQQASNRTNELDVNAIVTHETFYCATCRENTDFTVWRVPEYTRSGETALNRNVKYSNGMCIDEVTVGSLDAGVPGENAYYTGYHWTKSVCSRCGDWNSNETNGAPYAWDKNIYVLHDCAAKFYLDLPETVTHECVDSKYHRTVTKGGTYCCFCYGTNYEKSSVLERHDMAVETLPQPAHGRFAAVEKCRLCDYTCYDYTAAKAVVASYYGVADGQPHTISVTDLSEAGVRTAIRYGNSADSCTMTTAPNYTDEGQYTVYYEITYTCDGVDMTENGVAYVWLRDDTTDENGNCGCGCSNPNCGCQDKHCNGNCCTDKGCGENHKYILLDSTKAGCTTLGYDRYLCTECGKIEKRDYVDSLGHAWQGIVIRDATCETDGKLLELCSRCGQMKQTATPKGEHSYEVYTVAATCTSPGYTVRECSVCGDRHIEEITPTIPHDYKAHVIEATCDAEGKTIHRCDGCGGSFVTDYTDALGHSWDKGTLVTNATCTGEGVMEYRCTRCGCHRLDADPADGHIPGAPATCTEPQLCTRCGAVLEKALGHDYKSAVTAPTCTEMGYTTNTCARCGDTNKSNYTEPAGHKPSDWIVDKQPTTDSEGSKHKECTVCGEKLETQPIEKIYNSATTDSKGEAIVGGYLVTVTDTDTKNPVANAAVALHKDNSISIRLPNSRLLDYVDQTTVTVQLVKDKSAVPGMSIAVTDKNDNYASSKTDAAGQITVPTGSGKTNEDGKVTAGYEDADGDRWTLTIKVEHTDTGRPIPNAEVAIGKTGNITVKLPDGTDLDKNHRVTVTVTDHKKNPQENKNIIVKGDLSQTAKGKTDQDGKLTVPEIEERERHGTYILGYTDGTFGPSRSMTRAEAAAIFARLLAEKNGDTISTVANTRFTDIPAHAWYSGYAKYLNNNGVTYGKSKTIFAPNDAITRAEFTTLAVRFFDVYGDGDAEIMEQYKDFNDVSDGYWAAAYIKAAAKHGWINGYGDGSFRADDEINRAEVVTIVNRLLGREADEDYIVDNLRKMNTFPDVNRKHWAYYAVMEAANAHTAILGDSESWSK; from the coding sequence TTGAATAAAAAATATTTCTTTTCCCACCGTGTAACGGCCATGCTTCTAACACTGGCCCTGTGCCTTGGCATGATCCCCACGGCATCAGCCGCCCAGCAGAACAGCTACCATGATCCCGTCGAGCATTGGCAGCAGGCCAGCAACCGGACCAATGAACTGGATGTCAACGCCATCGTCACCCACGAGACCTTCTACTGCGCCACCTGCCGGGAAAACACGGATTTCACCGTCTGGCGTGTTCCGGAGTATACCCGCTCCGGTGAGACGGCCCTGAACCGCAACGTCAAGTATTCCAACGGGATGTGTATTGACGAAGTAACGGTAGGCAGTCTGGATGCCGGTGTCCCCGGCGAGAACGCCTATTACACCGGTTACCACTGGACCAAATCCGTATGCAGCCGCTGTGGAGACTGGAACAGTAACGAGACCAACGGCGCCCCCTACGCATGGGATAAGAACATCTACGTTCTGCATGACTGCGCCGCCAAATTTTATCTGGATCTGCCGGAGACCGTTACCCATGAATGTGTAGACAGCAAGTACCACCGCACTGTCACCAAAGGCGGCACCTACTGCTGCTTCTGTTACGGTACGAATTACGAGAAATCCTCTGTGCTGGAGCGCCATGACATGGCGGTGGAGACTCTGCCCCAGCCCGCTCATGGCCGTTTCGCTGCCGTGGAGAAGTGCCGCCTGTGCGACTATACCTGCTATGACTACACGGCGGCCAAGGCCGTTGTTGCCAGCTACTACGGCGTGGCAGACGGACAGCCCCATACCATCAGCGTCACGGACTTGTCTGAAGCCGGTGTCCGCACGGCCATCCGCTACGGCAACAGCGCGGATAGCTGCACCATGACCACCGCACCCAACTATACGGACGAGGGTCAATACACTGTCTATTACGAGATTACCTACACCTGTGACGGTGTGGATATGACGGAAAACGGTGTGGCCTATGTCTGGCTGCGGGATGACACCACAGATGAGAACGGCAACTGCGGCTGTGGCTGCTCTAACCCCAACTGTGGCTGTCAGGACAAGCACTGCAACGGAAATTGCTGCACCGACAAGGGCTGTGGTGAAAACCACAAGTATATTCTGCTGGACAGCACCAAGGCCGGCTGCACCACCCTCGGCTATGACCGCTACCTCTGTACGGAGTGCGGCAAAATCGAAAAGCGCGACTATGTGGACTCTCTGGGCCACGCATGGCAGGGCATCGTCATCCGTGACGCTACCTGCGAAACCGATGGCAAGCTGCTGGAGCTTTGCTCCCGCTGTGGACAGATGAAGCAGACCGCCACGCCCAAGGGCGAACACAGCTATGAGGTCTATACCGTGGCTGCCACCTGTACCAGCCCCGGCTATACCGTCCGGGAATGCTCCGTTTGCGGCGACCGCCATATCGAGGAAATTACGCCCACCATTCCGCATGATTACAAGGCCCATGTGATCGAGGCTACCTGCGATGCAGAGGGAAAGACCATCCATCGCTGCGATGGCTGCGGCGGTTCTTTTGTCACAGACTATACGGACGCCCTGGGCCACAGCTGGGACAAGGGCACCCTTGTCACCAACGCCACCTGCACTGGCGAGGGGGTCATGGAATACCGGTGCACCCGCTGCGGTTGCCACCGTCTGGATGCCGACCCCGCGGATGGCCATATCCCCGGCGCTCCTGCTACCTGCACAGAACCCCAGCTCTGCACCCGCTGCGGCGCTGTGCTGGAAAAGGCTCTGGGACATGATTACAAGTCCGCAGTGACGGCTCCCACCTGCACGGAGATGGGTTATACCACTAACACCTGTGCTCGCTGCGGCGATACCAACAAGAGCAACTACACCGAGCCTGCCGGTCATAAGCCCAGCGACTGGATCGTTGACAAGCAGCCTACCACCGATTCCGAGGGCAGCAAGCACAAGGAGTGTACCGTGTGTGGCGAAAAGCTGGAGACACAGCCCATCGAAAAGATCTACAATAGCGCCACCACAGACAGTAAGGGTGAGGCCATTGTGGGCGGCTACCTTGTGACCGTCACCGATACCGACACCAAGAATCCCGTAGCAAACGCCGCTGTCGCGCTCCACAAGGATAATTCGATCTCTATCCGCCTGCCGAATAGCCGCCTGCTGGACTACGTAGATCAGACCACCGTCACCGTGCAGCTCGTCAAGGACAAGAGCGCTGTACCGGGCATGAGCATTGCCGTTACAGACAAGAATGATAACTACGCCTCCAGTAAGACCGACGCCGCGGGCCAGATCACCGTTCCCACCGGCAGCGGCAAGACCAATGAGGACGGCAAGGTCACTGCTGGCTATGAGGATGCGGACGGCGACCGCTGGACGCTGACCATCAAGGTGGAGCACACCGATACCGGACGCCCCATCCCCAACGCGGAGGTCGCCATCGGCAAGACCGGCAATATTACGGTCAAACTGCCGGATGGCACGGATCTGGATAAAAACCACCGTGTGACGGTTACCGTCACCGACCACAAGAAAAATCCGCAGGAGAATAAAAACATCATTGTTAAGGGCGACCTGAGCCAAACGGCCAAGGGCAAGACGGATCAGGACGGAAAGCTGACCGTTCCGGAAATCGAGGAAAGAGAGCGTCACGGCACCTATATCCTGGGCTACACAGACGGGACCTTCGGCCCCAGCCGCAGCATGACCCGCGCGGAGGCCGCCGCTATCTTCGCCCGTCTGCTGGCGGAGAAGAACGGCGATACCATTTCCACCGTGGCCAACACCAGATTTACGGATATTCCCGCCCATGCCTGGTACTCCGGTTATGCCAAATACCTCAATAACAACGGTGTCACCTACGGTAAGAGCAAGACTATCTTTGCCCCCAACGATGCCATTACCCGTGCCGAGTTCACAACGCTGGCCGTCCGTTTCTTTGATGTGTACGGCGATGGCGATGCTGAGATCATGGAACAGTATAAGGACTTTAACGATGTGAGCGACGGTTATTGGGCCGCCGCGTACATCAAGGCTGCCGCCAAGCATGGCTGGATCAACGGCTATGGTGACGGCTCCTTTCGCGCTGACGACGAGATCAACCGTGCGGAGGTTGTGACCATCGTCAACCGCCTGCTGGGTCGCGAAGCGGATGAGGACTACATTGTGGATAATCTCCGCAAGATGAACACCTTCCCGGATGTCAACCGCAAGCATTGGGCGTACTACGCAGTCATGGAGGCCGCCAACGCCCATACCGCCATCCTCGGTGACAGCGAAAGCTGGAGCAAGTAA
- a CDS encoding DUF3991 domain-containing protein, translating into MASEIKRRFTDTEMQIAKETDLPELLTHLGYQVRRIGRYHTTAEMDSLRIKDRRKWFRYSQNTGGDSITFLQQFCGKSFPEAVEYLLTFHGKARDSPAKAAPFVKRDEVQKPFTLPPRNTDDRRVFAYLHKRGIAPQVIRQFLNSGLLYEDAEHHNCVFVGKNSAGQAKYAGLRGTYDREGKGFRGDVTGSDKRVGFALPYDRSSDQVFVFEAPIDLMSYLTLHRNTPNALALCGLYGGALQAYLADHPQIKRIELCLDADGPGREAARQLQDKYAAMGYVVTVEEPHSGKDWNEYLQKRKTPERGGNQVINTKDPKKPIRKI; encoded by the coding sequence ATGGCAAGCGAGATCAAAAGACGCTTCACAGACACAGAAATGCAGATCGCCAAGGAAACGGATCTGCCGGAACTGCTGACCCATTTGGGCTATCAGGTGCGGCGGATCGGCAGATACCACACCACAGCGGAAATGGACAGCCTGCGGATCAAGGACCGCCGCAAGTGGTTTCGGTACTCGCAGAATACCGGCGGGGACTCCATTACTTTTCTCCAGCAGTTTTGCGGAAAATCCTTTCCGGAAGCGGTGGAATACCTGCTGACCTTCCACGGGAAAGCCAGAGACTCTCCCGCTAAAGCGGCGCCTTTTGTCAAGCGTGACGAGGTGCAAAAGCCCTTTACCCTGCCGCCCCGGAATACGGATGATCGCAGGGTGTTTGCCTACCTGCACAAGCGCGGCATCGCCCCACAGGTGATCCGTCAATTTTTGAACAGCGGCCTGCTGTATGAGGACGCCGAGCATCACAACTGCGTGTTCGTCGGAAAGAACAGCGCGGGACAGGCAAAATACGCGGGCCTGCGCGGAACCTATGACCGGGAGGGCAAGGGCTTCCGCGGAGATGTGACGGGCAGCGATAAACGCGTTGGCTTCGCACTCCCGTATGACCGCAGCTCAGATCAGGTTTTCGTATTCGAGGCGCCCATCGACCTGATGAGCTATCTCACACTCCACCGGAACACACCGAACGCGCTGGCCCTCTGCGGCCTTTATGGCGGTGCGCTGCAAGCCTATCTGGCAGATCATCCGCAGATCAAACGGATCGAATTGTGCCTGGACGCAGATGGGCCGGGACGGGAGGCGGCTCGGCAATTACAGGACAAATACGCAGCCATGGGCTACGTCGTGACCGTGGAGGAACCCCACAGCGGCAAGGACTGGAATGAGTATCTGCAAAAAAGAAAAACACCTGAGAGGGGCGGTAATCAAGTAATCAACACGAAAGATCCAAAGAAACCTATTCGGAAAATATAA
- a CDS encoding translation initiation factor 2, with translation MATTKNLCAQIPIDLHERVSEERERLGLTTSEYIVNLIQDYYNMMENQKGGIQMTEKGRTMAFQIPEELFQRIKRHLERETLRSGKKLTQRDFVLNLITQALDEADAENATEQNTPTEAPVAPRVADVTAPADTDTPHEGNAV, from the coding sequence ATGGCAACCACTAAAAACTTGTGTGCTCAGATTCCCATCGACCTACATGAGCGGGTCAGTGAAGAACGAGAACGGCTGGGCCTGACCACCAGCGAGTACATCGTCAACCTCATCCAAGACTATTACAACATGATGGAAAATCAGAAAGGCGGCATTCAAATGACTGAAAAAGGCAGAACGATGGCATTCCAGATTCCCGAAGAACTCTTCCAGCGCATCAAGCGTCACTTGGAGCGCGAGACGCTCCGCAGCGGCAAAAAGCTCACCCAGCGAGACTTCGTGCTGAACCTGATCACGCAGGCACTGGACGAAGCGGACGCTGAGAACGCCACGGAGCAGAACACCCCCACTGAGGCCCCTGTCGCGCCCCGTGTGGCCGACGTGACCGCTCCAGCGGACACGGACACCCCCCACGAAGGTAACGCCGTGTAG
- a CDS encoding ATP-dependent Clp protease ATP-binding subunit, with amino-acid sequence MNENKFSPRAEEALRLSQEAAGELGHGYVGTEHLLLGLIREEEGVAHTVLTEAGLTDDMIVEIIKKSVGAGLPGSNPAQGLTPRAKRVVELAMEDSMRGGYNYVGTEHLLAGILREGNNMAVRILRTAGVDARHLYTALMQKLGEMPRSQAADPGRSGTSPAKEDNGKNKTLKEFTRDLTADARAGKLDPVIGRDGEIQRVIQILSRRTKNNPCLIGEPGVGKTAIAEGLARKIVMGDVPDEMLDKRLLSLDLSGMVAGTKYRGEFEERIKKLLEEVRKSGNVILFIDELHTIVGAGSAEGAVDAANIIKPALGRGEIQVIGATTLNEYRKYIEKDAALERRFQPVQVGEPSQEASLEILKGLREKYEKHHSLQITDEALEAAVKLSARYINDRFLPDKAIDLMDEAASRVRMETEEISPELKSLEEKIAALAKDKEAAIEKQDYETAAKLRDIEKDYQEQVEMEREKRRKNNTQHRPVNADDIAAVVAGWTGIPVTRLTEDEGTRLLHMEDTLHERVVGQDEAVKAVARAIRRGRVGLKDPKRPIGSFLFLGPTGVGKTELCKSLAEAMFGDENAMIRIDMSEYMERHTVSRLIGSPPGYVGHEEGGQLTEKVRRKPYSVVLFDEIEKAHEDVWNILLQLLDDGRITDSQGRTVDFKNTVIVMTSNIGARSLTAMGSKLGFSAEERDSDPDAEKKFETAREQVMAELRQTFRPEFLNRIDDIIVFRPLTEEDIREVARRMLKTVSARMETMGIHLDASDEAVAELAKEGFDPKYGARPLRRAIQSKVEDAVAEKMLDGTLKAGDTAKLTVENNRLCVSK; translated from the coding sequence ATGAATGAGAACAAATTTTCGCCCAGGGCGGAGGAGGCCCTGCGGCTTTCCCAGGAGGCAGCCGGTGAGCTGGGCCACGGCTACGTGGGCACGGAGCACCTGCTGCTGGGCCTGATCCGGGAAGAGGAGGGCGTGGCCCACACCGTTCTGACGGAGGCGGGCCTCACCGATGACATGATCGTGGAGATCATCAAGAAGAGCGTGGGTGCCGGTCTGCCCGGCAGCAATCCCGCCCAGGGCCTCACCCCCCGCGCCAAGCGGGTGGTGGAGCTGGCCATGGAGGACTCCATGCGGGGCGGCTACAACTACGTGGGCACGGAGCACCTGCTGGCGGGCATCCTGCGGGAAGGCAACAATATGGCCGTCCGTATCCTGCGCACCGCTGGCGTGGATGCCCGTCACCTGTACACAGCCCTGATGCAGAAGCTGGGTGAGATGCCCCGGAGTCAGGCCGCCGATCCCGGCCGCTCCGGCACCAGCCCCGCAAAGGAGGATAACGGCAAGAACAAGACCCTGAAGGAGTTCACCCGGGACCTGACCGCCGACGCTCGGGCCGGCAAGCTGGACCCGGTCATCGGCCGGGACGGGGAGATCCAGCGGGTGATCCAGATTCTCTCCCGCCGCACCAAGAACAACCCCTGCCTGATCGGTGAGCCCGGTGTGGGCAAAACCGCCATCGCTGAGGGTCTGGCCCGGAAGATCGTTATGGGCGACGTACCCGACGAGATGCTGGACAAGCGCCTTTTGTCCCTGGACCTCAGCGGCATGGTGGCGGGCACCAAGTACCGGGGTGAGTTTGAGGAGCGGATTAAGAAGCTGCTGGAGGAGGTCAGGAAGTCCGGCAATGTGATCCTCTTCATCGACGAGCTCCATACCATCGTGGGCGCCGGCAGCGCCGAGGGCGCCGTGGACGCCGCCAACATCATCAAGCCGGCTCTAGGCCGGGGCGAGATCCAGGTGATCGGCGCCACCACCCTGAACGAGTACCGGAAGTATATCGAGAAGGACGCCGCCCTGGAGCGCCGGTTCCAGCCGGTGCAGGTGGGTGAGCCCAGCCAGGAGGCGTCTCTGGAGATCCTGAAGGGCCTGCGGGAGAAGTACGAGAAGCACCACAGCCTCCAGATCACCGACGAGGCCCTGGAGGCCGCCGTGAAGCTCTCCGCCCGGTATATCAACGACCGGTTCCTGCCGGACAAGGCCATCGACCTGATGGACGAGGCTGCCAGCCGGGTGCGGATGGAGACGGAGGAGATCTCCCCGGAGCTGAAGAGCCTGGAGGAGAAGATCGCCGCCCTGGCCAAGGACAAGGAGGCTGCTATCGAGAAGCAGGACTATGAGACCGCCGCCAAGCTGCGGGACATTGAGAAGGACTACCAGGAGCAGGTGGAGATGGAGCGGGAGAAGCGCCGCAAGAACAACACCCAGCACCGCCCGGTGAACGCTGACGACATTGCCGCCGTGGTGGCCGGCTGGACCGGTATCCCCGTCACCCGTCTGACGGAGGATGAGGGCACCCGCCTGCTGCACATGGAGGACACCCTCCACGAGCGGGTAGTGGGTCAGGACGAAGCCGTAAAGGCCGTGGCCCGGGCCATCCGTCGGGGCCGTGTGGGTCTGAAGGATCCGAAGCGCCCCATCGGCTCCTTCCTGTTCCTGGGCCCCACCGGCGTGGGAAAGACGGAGCTGTGCAAGTCCCTGGCAGAGGCCATGTTCGGCGATGAGAACGCCATGATCCGGATCGATATGTCTGAGTATATGGAGCGGCACACAGTGTCCCGTCTGATTGGCTCCCCGCCGGGCTATGTGGGCCACGAGGAGGGCGGTCAGCTGACGGAGAAGGTGCGGCGCAAGCCCTACTCCGTGGTACTGTTTGACGAGATCGAAAAGGCCCACGAGGATGTGTGGAACATCCTGCTGCAGCTTCTGGATGACGGCCGGATCACCGACTCTCAGGGCAGGACGGTGGACTTCAAGAACACCGTCATCGTCATGACCAGCAACATCGGTGCCCGCAGCCTCACTGCCATGGGCAGCAAGCTGGGCTTTTCCGCCGAGGAGCGGGACTCCGATCCTGACGCTGAAAAGAAGTTCGAGACCGCCCGGGAGCAGGTGATGGCGGAGCTGCGTCAGACCTTCCGCCCGGAGTTCCTAAACCGGATCGACGATATCATCGTATTCCGCCCCCTGACGGAGGAGGACATCCGGGAAGTGGCCCGGCGGATGCTGAAGACCGTCTCCGCCCGGATGGAGACCATGGGCATCCACCTGGATGCCAGCGACGAGGCTGTGGCAGAGCTGGCTAAGGAGGGCTTTGATCCCAAGTACGGGGCCCGTCCCCTGCGCCGGGCCATCCAGAGCAAGGTGGAAGACGCCGTGGCCGAGAAGATGCTGGACGGCACCCTCAAGGCCGGTGACACCGCCAAGCTTACCGTGGAGAACAATCGACTCTGCGTTTCCAAGTGA
- a CDS encoding UvrB/UvrC motif-containing protein yields MKCENCGKNEVTFVYRSNVNGHVEEKHLCSDCAEKLGYTQRLGAQSQRMMQSFFGNSLFGNDFFDDFFSPMPSLLGRRMKMLEDPFDDFFAEMPALSASPVQQQEAKQEKKDDLVGQEDQSRFAYLRQMNALKLEMKKAVHQENFERAAELRDQIRSLEAAHKEQKENK; encoded by the coding sequence ATGAAATGCGAAAATTGTGGTAAGAATGAAGTTACCTTTGTGTATCGGAGCAACGTGAACGGCCATGTGGAAGAGAAGCACCTGTGCAGCGACTGCGCGGAAAAGCTGGGCTATACCCAGCGGCTGGGTGCCCAGAGCCAGCGGATGATGCAAAGCTTCTTCGGGAACAGCCTCTTTGGAAACGATTTCTTCGACGATTTCTTCTCTCCCATGCCCAGCCTGCTGGGGCGGAGAATGAAGATGCTGGAGGACCCCTTTGACGACTTCTTCGCCGAGATGCCGGCCCTGAGCGCCTCTCCTGTCCAGCAGCAGGAGGCAAAGCAGGAAAAGAAGGACGACCTGGTAGGCCAGGAGGACCAGAGCCGCTTTGCCTATCTGCGCCAGATGAACGCGCTGAAGCTGGAGATGAAGAAGGCTGTGCACCAGGAGAACTTTGAGCGGGCGGCGGAGCTGCGGGACCAGATCAGGTCTCTGGAGGCCGCTCACAAGGAGCAGAAGGAAAACAAGTAA
- a CDS encoding CtsR family transcriptional regulator, producing the protein MGISDLIASFLQESLEETDGGVLEVQRNDLAQRFNCVPSQINYVMSTRFSPERGYIVESRRGGNGYIRITRVRVDRQTLLMQVINTLGSQVDLASARAILNNLVQAGALEENAGRSILAAVGDKALAAVPRESRDTVRADIMKQVLILQV; encoded by the coding sequence GTGGGGATTTCCGATTTGATTGCCAGCTTCCTGCAGGAGAGTTTGGAGGAGACGGACGGTGGTGTGCTGGAGGTCCAGCGCAATGACCTGGCCCAGCGCTTCAATTGCGTACCCAGCCAGATCAACTACGTGATGTCCACCCGCTTTTCCCCGGAGCGGGGTTATATCGTGGAGAGCCGCCGGGGCGGCAATGGCTACATCCGGATCACCCGGGTCCGGGTAGACCGCCAGACGCTGCTGATGCAGGTCATCAACACCCTGGGCAGCCAGGTGGACCTGGCCTCCGCTCGGGCCATCCTGAACAATCTGGTCCAGGCCGGCGCCCTGGAGGAGAACGCAGGTCGGAGCATTCTGGCCGCCGTCGGCGACAAGGCCCTGGCCGCGGTCCCGCGGGAGAGCCGGGACACCGTCCGGGCGGACATCATGAAGCAGGTGCTGATCCTGCAGGTGTAG
- a CDS encoding DUF362 domain-containing protein, translated as MAYKITSACVSCGSCADACPAGAISQGDDQYVIDAAACLDCGSCSDTCPNGAIVPEE; from the coding sequence ATGGCTTACAAAATCACTTCTGCCTGCGTGAGCTGTGGCTCCTGCGCGGACGCTTGCCCCGCCGGTGCTATCAGCCAGGGTGATGACCAGTACGTCATCGATGCTGCCGCTTGCCTGGACTGCGGTTCCTGCAGCGACACCTGCCCCAACGGCGCCATCGTCCCCGAGGAGTAA